A window of the Arachis duranensis cultivar V14167 chromosome 5, aradu.V14167.gnm2.J7QH, whole genome shotgun sequence genome harbors these coding sequences:
- the LOC107488755 gene encoding tryptophan aminotransferase-related protein 1-like isoform X2 produces MVVLKAASPPVPSVNKINNGTIKPLITPSPSSFINLDQGDPEVFRSYWRKKSEECTVVINGGDLMSYLSDTSNVCWFMLPELREAIQRLHRVVGNASAGMDKHIVVGTGSTQLFQAALFALSPSNSPIPINVVAASPYYSEYKDEVEILRSGLYRWGGDAREYDKNEAYIEVVTAPNNPCGSMRRGVANCEGEGKVIHDLAYYWPQYTPITQQYDHDLMLFTFSKCTGHAGSRIGWAIVKDIEVARKMTRFIQMSSIGVSKESQTRVAKIIGMICDSYEKIGSSLDSDELFFEYSKRKMRERWEKLRAVVDKSNLLSLAKYPKTYCTFTNHTSESYPAFAWMKCKGGIEDCESFMRNLKVFVRGGKRFGVDQKYARVSLLSRDDMFNEFLTRISNITSDRKYNLN; encoded by the exons ATGGTGGTCCTGAAGGCTGCTTCTCCTCCTGTTCCTTCTgtcaacaaaattaataatggCACCATCAAGCCTCTTATCACCCCGTCTCCGAGTTCCTTCATCAATCTTGATCA AGGTGATCCAGAGGTGTTTAGATCATACTGGAGGAAGAAGAGTGAAGAGTGTACGGTGGTGATAAACGGCGGGGATTTGATGAGCTACCTGAGCGACACGAGCAACGTGTGCTGGTTCATGCTGCCGGAGCTGAGGGAAGCCATCCAGCGGCTACACCGCGTGGTGGGGAACGCCTCCGCCGGCATGGACAAGCACATCGTGGTTGGCACTGGCTCCACTCAGCTCTTCCAGGCTGCCTTGTTTGCTCTCTCTCCTTCGAATTCTCCCATTCCCATCAATGTCGTGGCTGCTTCTCCTTATTACTCG GAATATAAAGATGAGGTTGAGATTTTGCGTTCGGGGTTGTATCGGTGGGGAGGAGATGCAAGGGAGTATGATAAGAATGAGGCATATATAGAGGTGGTAACTGCCCCTAACAATCCTTGTGGAAGTATGAGGAGAGGAGTGGCAAACTGTGAAGGTGAAGGGAAAGTGATTCATGACTTAGCGTATTATTGGCCACAATACACTCCCATTACTCAACAGTATGACCATGATCTTATGTTGTTCACATTCTCCAAATGCACTGGCCATGCCGGTTCCCGCATTGG ATGGGCAATTGTGAAGGACATTGAAGTTGCAAGGAAGATGACGAGGTTCATTCAGATGAGCTCAATTGGTGTATCAAAAGAATCTCAAACCCGAGTTGCTAAGATCATAGGAATGATCTGTGACAGTTACGAAAAAATAGGGTCGTCCTTAGATTCTGATGAGCTCTTCTTTGAATATTCCAAGCGCAAAATGAGGGAAAGGTGGGAGAAACTAAGAGCAGTTGTTGACAAAAGTAATCTCTTGTCGTTGGCCAAGTACCCTAAGACCTACTGCACCTTCACTAACCACACATCTGAATCTTACCCTG CATTTGCTTGGATGAAGTGCAAGGGTGGCATAGAAGATTGTGAGAGTTTTATGAGGAATTTGAAGGTGTTTGTAAGAGGAGGGAAGCGATTTGGTGTTGATCAAAAGTATGCAAGGGTTAGCTTGCTCAGCAGGGATGACATGTTTAATGAGTTCTTAACCAGGATCTCAAATATTACCAGTGATAGAAAATACAACTTAAATTGA